From a region of the Natranaerovirga pectinivora genome:
- a CDS encoding ATP-dependent DNA helicase, producing the protein MPRVKPLFHYDTADAFPAKLSEWIGDVFYDILPEHGYEVRDEQIYTAFQVGDAISGKNVHLAEAGLGTGKTFAYLLPAIAYARYSGKPVVIACATTALQEQLAGPNGDISALSKILGIEIDARMAKDPSQYLCDVRVSESKNFLNNVSNVSSNDLEEWINKTKSGERSEMPLLSDRVWKQISWNEYLPCDMCSSRGFCKLIKAREHYRPTIDLIIADHEIFFKDLWTRDERIADGKLPILPTYSGVVFDEGHKVILPAAMAAGTQIIKENIDNIIVTLEKIQDARKALVSIIGTLSQVSSEFFNKLYERIILDEGSERLAIKVDDQILKAASNLHKALDALLLEIQIEQELYIESVHSTDLQIYEGQIDSAMMALMRFYRDKSKNVITWVDKKDNSFWVVPKHLDKRLEQNLYKKGLPIVFTSATLSSKGDFSYFIRTLGLTNPSFSTIESPFDMEEQAVVYLNQAISKSSVDMSFTEKITKLASLLKQNKGQALILTNSLNEVKKIRKGLETYKLPFQFLWEDKGDRGYLVRTFREDVSSVLIGSNFWEGIDVPGDALTLLIIWQMPFPTLDPLIESKRKEAKEDGLDPIQAVDYPEMGLKLKQGCGRLIRTQNDRGAIVILDSIVRSPWEKVVMNALPQGASIKSLEDFIK; encoded by the coding sequence ATGCCAAGAGTTAAACCACTTTTTCATTACGATACAGCAGACGCGTTTCCAGCCAAGTTATCAGAATGGATTGGAGATGTTTTTTATGATATCCTTCCAGAGCATGGCTATGAAGTGCGTGATGAACAAATATATACAGCTTTTCAAGTAGGAGATGCCATTTCTGGTAAAAACGTACATTTGGCTGAAGCAGGACTGGGTACGGGGAAGACTTTTGCATACTTGCTTCCTGCCATTGCCTATGCCCGTTATAGCGGAAAACCTGTTGTCATTGCTTGTGCAACAACAGCACTTCAGGAACAGCTTGCAGGGCCTAATGGTGATATTAGTGCTTTATCTAAGATACTAGGTATTGAAATAGATGCTAGAATGGCAAAGGATCCTAGCCAGTATCTTTGTGATGTACGGGTTAGTGAATCTAAGAACTTTTTAAATAATGTATCTAATGTAAGTTCCAATGACTTAGAAGAATGGATTAATAAAACAAAAAGTGGAGAGCGCTCAGAAATGCCACTTTTATCAGATCGTGTATGGAAACAAATAAGTTGGAATGAGTATTTGCCTTGTGATATGTGTTCCAGTCGTGGTTTTTGTAAACTTATTAAGGCAAGAGAACATTATAGGCCTACAATAGACTTAATTATTGCAGACCATGAAATCTTTTTTAAAGACTTATGGACAAGGGATGAACGCATTGCAGATGGTAAATTACCTATCCTTCCTACTTATTCAGGGGTTGTTTTTGATGAGGGTCATAAAGTGATCCTTCCGGCAGCTATGGCAGCAGGAACACAAATTATTAAGGAAAATATAGATAATATAATTGTAACTTTAGAAAAAATTCAGGATGCAAGAAAAGCATTGGTTTCAATAATAGGTACTCTAAGTCAAGTTTCCTCAGAGTTTTTTAATAAATTATACGAAAGGATTATTTTAGATGAAGGTTCAGAAAGGTTAGCCATTAAAGTAGATGATCAAATATTAAAAGCAGCAAGTAATCTTCATAAAGCATTAGATGCCCTATTACTGGAAATACAAATCGAACAAGAATTATATATTGAATCTGTACATTCAACAGATTTGCAAATATATGAAGGTCAAATTGATAGTGCAATGATGGCATTAATGAGATTTTATAGAGACAAAAGTAAAAATGTTATAACTTGGGTTGATAAAAAAGATAATAGTTTTTGGGTAGTACCAAAACATTTAGATAAACGGTTAGAACAGAACTTATATAAGAAGGGCTTACCTATTGTTTTTACTTCTGCTACATTAAGCAGTAAAGGTGACTTTAGTTATTTTATAAGAACCCTTGGCTTAACAAACCCTTCATTTTCAACTATTGAAAGTCCTTTTGATATGGAAGAACAAGCTGTGGTTTATTTGAATCAGGCTATTTCAAAAAGTAGCGTAGATATGAGTTTCACAGAGAAGATTACAAAGTTAGCCTCTTTATTAAAACAAAACAAGGGTCAAGCATTAATACTTACCAATTCTCTAAATGAAGTTAAAAAAATTAGAAAGGGTCTTGAAACTTATAAATTGCCCTTTCAGTTTTTGTGGGAGGATAAGGGAGACCGAGGTTATCTTGTAAGAACCTTTAGAGAAGATGTATCCTCTGTGTTAATTGGTTCTAATTTCTGGGAAGGAATAGATGTACCTGGCGACGCACTAACCCTTTTAATTATATGGCAGATGCCATTTCCAACTCTAGATCCATTAATTGAATCTAAGAGAAAAGAAGCAAAAGAAGATGGATTAGACCCAATACAAGCAGTTGACTACCCTGAAATGGGACTAAAATTGAAACAAGGCTGTGGAAGATTAATTAGAACCCAAAATGACCGTGGTGCTATTGTTATATTAGATTCAATAGTTAGATCTCCATGGGAAAAGGTTGTAATGAACGCATTGCCCCAAGGAGCCAGTATTAAATCACTAGAGGATTTTATTAAATAA
- a CDS encoding efflux RND transporter permease subunit: MYKLENMIIKHYKKILIMSLFIFVITAFAASKLKISSDMEEMLPKDSKILESSNEFDQYFDSQESGIVVVKGEKEKIKPFMRDLEKEILQRQVSVEILYNIDLKEVEDYSMLFLDIQVYQDIDNAMKSTDLETINTILLSISNEKDIPDEDLIQYITNEEENIFLMMLRPKIERNNFLESREEFYDEIRSSINTLLNEETYRNIEAGLTGGAFIQDIEADRVAFDGFFGTFLITICLIILLIVISFRRTILLSSVIYPLVLGALIAATFAYGVYGSINMFSMSFALLLVGLGIDFAIHLISRYIEEREKEIDVVTSVRISLKKTGVSIVTGAITTSVAFFAFVLAKFKAFEQMGIISAIGVFALCITMLIIVPSLILLIDHNKQIKVTKKKANFKFLNSIGLKIEKRPYLIIFVITLLIPLFYLNVKNTEIVGDMDKIYPDNIESKKWEEIIKEGFGYNPNTLTFMVEDENMLINAIEVLEKRDDVERVLSIYEYLPKDQGYKLEVIRNLENFLLSMGYENLEGFNIEKMKIIDLPDNLQGNYVGLEGRLLVEVIPSVNIYEEEHYKNLEEVILKVSGNTPVSMAAIMNEVVAMVKEDIVRISIICIVIVAVFLLIVFKSFKDMVIAIAPVILTLYFTIGVLPLLDKDINVLSIAAFPLLIGIGIDSSIHLLHRLKSEDERNIGYVLMTTGKAIVLTALTTLIGFGGLTFINHPGMANLGFTVALGLLICIIITLTLIPALFLILYSSKTVVNDKSS; encoded by the coding sequence ATGTATAAATTAGAAAATATGATTATAAAACATTATAAAAAGATACTAATCATGAGTTTGTTTATTTTTGTAATAACAGCTTTTGCTGCATCAAAACTTAAGATTAGTTCTGATATGGAAGAAATGTTACCAAAAGATAGTAAAATATTGGAATCAAGTAATGAGTTTGATCAATATTTTGATTCTCAAGAAAGTGGTATTGTAGTAGTAAAAGGTGAGAAAGAAAAAATAAAACCTTTTATGAGAGACCTAGAAAAAGAAATCCTTCAAAGACAAGTAAGTGTAGAAATACTATATAATATTGACTTAAAAGAAGTAGAAGATTATAGTATGTTATTTTTAGACATACAAGTATACCAAGATATTGATAATGCTATGAAATCAACGGACTTAGAAACCATTAATACGATATTGTTGTCAATATCAAATGAAAAGGATATACCTGATGAAGATTTAATACAATACATAACAAATGAAGAAGAAAATATATTTTTAATGATGTTAAGACCAAAGATTGAAAGAAATAATTTTTTAGAAAGTAGAGAAGAATTTTATGATGAAATAAGAAGTTCGATTAATACTTTGTTAAATGAAGAGACATATCGTAATATTGAAGCAGGGTTAACAGGTGGTGCTTTTATTCAAGATATTGAAGCAGATAGAGTGGCCTTTGATGGTTTTTTTGGAACATTTCTTATAACTATTTGTTTGATAATTCTTTTGATTGTAATATCTTTTAGAAGAACCATATTGCTAAGTTCTGTTATTTATCCTTTGGTACTAGGTGCGTTAATTGCAGCTACATTTGCCTATGGGGTCTATGGATCAATTAATATGTTTTCTATGAGTTTTGCACTTTTGCTTGTAGGCCTTGGAATTGATTTTGCCATTCACTTAATCTCTAGATATATTGAAGAAAGGGAAAAAGAGATAGATGTTGTGACTTCCGTTAGAATATCTTTAAAGAAAACAGGTGTAAGTATCGTTACAGGTGCAATTACAACAAGTGTAGCATTTTTTGCATTCGTATTGGCTAAATTTAAAGCCTTTGAGCAAATGGGCATTATATCAGCAATAGGGGTTTTTGCTTTGTGTATCACAATGTTAATAATCGTACCGTCTTTAATACTTTTAATAGACCATAATAAACAAATAAAAGTTACAAAGAAAAAAGCAAACTTTAAATTTTTAAACAGTATTGGGTTAAAAATAGAAAAAAGACCTTATTTGATCATATTTGTTATAACATTATTAATCCCATTATTCTACTTAAATGTAAAGAATACAGAAATTGTGGGGGATATGGATAAAATATATCCTGATAATATTGAGAGTAAAAAATGGGAAGAAATTATAAAAGAAGGATTTGGCTACAATCCCAATACATTAACATTTATGGTAGAAGATGAAAACATGTTAATAAATGCCATAGAAGTCCTAGAAAAAAGAGATGATGTAGAAAGAGTGCTTTCTATATATGAGTACTTACCCAAAGATCAAGGATACAAGTTAGAAGTCATTAGAAATCTTGAAAACTTCCTACTTTCAATGGGGTATGAGAACCTAGAAGGGTTTAATATTGAAAAGATGAAGATTATTGATCTCCCTGATAATTTACAAGGAAATTACGTAGGCTTAGAAGGAAGGTTGTTAGTGGAAGTTATTCCTTCGGTAAATATATATGAGGAAGAGCATTATAAAAACTTAGAAGAAGTAATATTGAAAGTTAGTGGGAATACCCCTGTAAGTATGGCTGCAATTATGAATGAAGTTGTGGCTATGGTAAAAGAGGATATTGTTAGGATTTCAATAATTTGTATTGTTATAGTGGCAGTATTTTTATTGATCGTTTTTAAATCTTTCAAAGATATGGTAATAGCCATTGCACCAGTTATTTTGACACTTTATTTTACCATAGGGGTATTACCTTTATTAGATAAAGATATTAACGTATTAAGTATAGCAGCTTTTCCTTTACTCATTGGAATTGGTATCGACAGTAGCATTCATTTGTTGCACCGCTTAAAGTCAGAGGATGAAAGAAATATTGGATATGTTTTAATGACTACCGGTAAAGCAATTGTTTTAACAGCACTTACAACTTTAATTGGATTTGGTGGATTAACATTTATAAATCATCCAGGAATGGCTAATTTAGGATTTACTGTGGCTTTAGGATTATTGATATGCATTATTATTACTTTGACCCTAATTCCTGCATTGTTTTTGATACTATATTCATCAAAGACTGTTGTAAATGATAAGTCTTCATAA
- a CDS encoding TetR/AcrR family transcriptional regulator has product MLKSDKAKKTKRKILEAAEALFYEKDISKTSVNEIVEKAGVAKGTFYLYFESKDELAWSLVQKGVLTFSSELEKFNYAPITKETIDYFINKMLKFTSKNKKIIRMIHQVKFLEFIHFDKKNNSIEEQYISALKKWFDRGVAQSILNIKDTEFYARFIFIAIHEFLERIILGTLEYELLEVEEELKNIINKIIGW; this is encoded by the coding sequence ATGTTAAAAAGTGATAAAGCAAAAAAGACAAAAAGAAAAATATTAGAAGCTGCTGAAGCTTTGTTCTATGAAAAAGATATTAGCAAAACCTCTGTAAATGAAATTGTAGAAAAAGCAGGTGTTGCAAAAGGTACTTTTTATTTATATTTTGAGAGCAAAGATGAATTGGCTTGGAGTCTTGTTCAAAAAGGGGTTCTAACATTTTCTAGTGAGTTAGAAAAGTTTAACTATGCGCCTATTACAAAGGAAACCATAGACTATTTTATTAATAAAATGTTAAAGTTTACATCAAAAAACAAAAAAATTATCAGAATGATTCATCAAGTAAAATTCTTAGAGTTTATTCATTTTGATAAGAAAAACAATTCAATAGAAGAACAATATATAAGTGCACTGAAAAAATGGTTTGATAGGGGCGTTGCTCAAAGTATTTTGAATATAAAAGATACGGAATTTTATGCTAGATTTATTTTTATAGCCATACATGAATTTTTAGAAAGAATTATATTAGGAACTCTTGAATACGAACTTTTGGAGGTAGAGGAAGAATTAAAAAATATCATTAATAAGATAATTGGGTGGTAA